The proteins below come from a single Anguilla rostrata isolate EN2019 chromosome 3, ASM1855537v3, whole genome shotgun sequence genomic window:
- the LOC135251004 gene encoding SLIT and NTRK-like protein 1, with the protein MLLWILMLKAALCVAIGNVTRDICKEQICSCNEIEGDLHVDCEKKSFSNLHHLTGPSSQFYHLLLHGNSLSRLFPNEFANFYNAVSLHLENNGLHDIVPGAFLGLQLVKRLHINNNKLRSFKKSTFIGLDDLEYLQADFNLLRDIDPAVFRDLNKLEVLILNDNLISALPNNVFQHVPITHLDLRGNRIKTLPYEGILEQIPGIAEVLLEDNPWDCNCDLVSLKEWLENIPHNALIGRVICEAPTRLQGNDLNETSEIDLCPSENGMDTSLVAPPIRDQNANTGPFPTSSKINSEKESPTPGSGHKGRSKSRENWQLKTKPTATATVNERSEKLYNASCPRSCSCKLLEPRQWLRVNCDSKKIETLVDVKPRPLNVHELNLRDNSITAVKKNQLYGLQKLNLLDLGANNIKSVENNTFQNLTELRWLYMDKNYLDTLYMEIFVGLQTLEYLSLEYNDIHLIMAGTFNPMPNLRVLFLNNNLLKSLPMNIFLGVSLSQISLHNNYFTFIPVAHLLDQLVSIIKIDLHGNPWNCSCSIVPFKQWAEKLGSEVIVSDLQCESPEELWKRDFRSIGNDILCPLLYGKIVPTSLSKNSTSSADAGTHSNSYLEPSRVSISVLVPGLLLVFVTSAFTVVGMLVFILRNRKRSKRREGNSSASEINSLQTVCDSTYWHSGPYHADGSHRGYDCGTHSLSDQ; encoded by the coding sequence ATGCTGCTTTGGATTTTGATGCTGAAGGCAGCTCTTTGTGTTGCCATTGGAAATGTTACAAGGGACATTTGTAAAGAGCAGATCTGCTCCTGCAATGAAATAGAAGGCGATTTGCACGTTGACTGCGAAAAAAAGAGCTTTTCTAATCTGCATCATTTGACTGGCCCGAGTTCTCAATTTTATCACTTACTACTGCACGGGAATTCTTTGTCCAGACTGTTCCCCAATGAGTTTGCAAACTTTTACAATGCTGTTAGTTTACATTTGGAAAACAACGGTTTGCATGACATCGTTCCAGGAGCTTTTCTTGGATTGCAGCTTGTTAAACGATTGCATATAAATAACAACAAGCTCCGGTCTTTCAAAAAGAGTACATTTATAGGGTTGGACGACCTGGAATACCTACAGGCTGATTTTAATCTACTGAGAGATATTGACCCAGCTGTTTTCAGAGATTTAAATAAACTTgaagttttaattttaaatgataatctCATCAGCGCACTTCCTAATAATGTGTTTCAACATGTTCCAATAACCCACCTCGACCTCCGCGGGAACAGAATTAAAACGCTGCCATATGAAGGAATTCTGGAACAAATACCAGGGATTGCTGAGGTTTTACTGGAAGATAACCCCTGGGACTGCAACTGCGATCTCGTTTCCCTGAAGGAATGGCTTGAGAATATCCCGCATAATGCTTTGATCGGCAGGGTCATTTGCGAGGCCCCGACGCGACTGCAGGGGAACGATTTGAACGAGACATCAGAAATTGACCTGTGTCCTTCAGAGAACGGGATGGACACCAGCTTGGTTGCGCCACCCATCAGGGACCAGAACGCCAATACCGGACCCTTCCCAACGTCTTCTAAAATAAATAGCGAAAAAGAGTCTCCAACTCCTGGATCTGGACACAAAGGACGCTCAAAATCACGGGAAAACTGGCAGCTGAAAACCAAACCCACAGCTACAGCAACTGTAAACGAGAGGAGCGAAAAGCTGTACAATGCATCCTGTCCACGCTCGTGCAGCTGCAAACTGCTTGAGCCTAGGCAATGGTTGAGGGTTAATTGCGATAGCAAAAAAATTGAGACCCTGGTTGATGTGAAACCTAGACCCCTTAATGTGCACGAGCTAAATCTAAGAGACAACAGCATTACCGCTGTAAAAAAGAACCAGTTATATGGACTTCAAAAACTTAATCTTCTTGATTTGGGGGCAAACAATATAAAATCAGttgaaaataacacatttcaaaatctcACTGAATTAAGATGGCTGTATATGGATAAGAACTACCTGGATACTCTTTATATGGAAATATTTGTTGGATTGCAAACCTTGGAATATCTCAGTTTGGAATATAATGACATACATCTTATAATGGCTGGCACATTCAACCCAATGCCCAATCTAAGGGTTCTGTTCCTCAACAACAATTTGTTGAAATCACTGCCGATGAATATTTTCCTTGGAGTTTCCTTGTCACAAATTAGCCTGCATAACaactatttcacatttattcctGTGGCCCATTTATTAGATCAGCTTGTGTCcataataaaaattgatttgcATGGTAATCCATGGAATTGCTCATGCAGCATTGTACCCTTTAAGCAATGGGCAGAGAAGCTCGGGTCAGAGGTCATCGTAAGTGATCTACAGTGTGAATCTCCAGAGGAATTGTGGAAAAGAGATTTCCGATCCATTGGAAATGACATTCTCTGTCCCCTACTCTATGGCAAAATTGTACCCACGTCTTTATCTAAAAACAGCACTTCCTCTGCAGATGCAGGGACACATTCCAACTCATATCTGGAGCCAAGCAGAGTATCCATCTCTGTTTTGGTCCCTGGGCTGCTGTTGGTTTTTGTAACATCTGCATTCACAGTTGTTGGAATGCTCGTCTTTATCCTGCGCAACCGTAAAAGATCAAAGCGAAGAGAGGGTAACTCTTCAGCATCGGAGATAAATTCTTTGCAGACAGTGTGCGACTCAACGTACTGGCACAGTGGGCCTTACCACGCTGATGGATCTCACAGGGGTTATGATTGTGGCACCCACTCACTCTCCGACCAGTAG